ATTTGAGAGTTTTTGTGTAGCTATCCTAAAGTGCTCAAAAAAGTCTTCGTAAAATGAGAAATTTTGCAAAAAATTCGCCATAtcgtactttttttttttttaaagattttttctAAAGATAGCTTGATAGAGTTCCAGATGATACGCATGTTCCCTGAAAGTTTGAATGATGAATTATTACTTTTGTCAAACTCAGGGTGCacgttagggggcgctatggagCCCCCTGTCATCACCTGGGACCAATCACCACAGAATTTTATCATTTTTCATAggtctgacatgtgtgcaagttTTTGTGAGAGTTCCCACATGCTAAAGCCCTCAAAAATGACAGCAATGGTCCggaataataatgataatctCTACAAAAACAATAGTCCCTTGCACTTCGTGCTAGGACACCGTTAGTGCCCTTGCACTTCAGTGCTCGGGCCCTTACCGATGTGGGTGGGGCGGAAAACTGTAAACACCAACTGTCTTAATTTAACTGTCTGAATAGATTGTTAGCTGGTAGCACAACCGATGGTAGCTAGCTGATACCAACAAACATGTTCCGTTAGCGCATAAAACTTGAAACGCAAAATGCGATGCTATCTTCAAGCATTTCTCCTGTGCATGGTCTTCACTTTCTTTTCACTGTTGTATGTGTTCAACCAACTCGCCTCCACCTTGGAGGACAGAGACGACTGGAACCTGAAAGAACAGGGGGTAACCGACAAGCGCAGTCATGACTACGGGCACCTTCTCAGGAAAAAGCCAGGACTGACGGGCCTTCCAGACAGCGAAGAAGAGCTTGACAGGTAATTTGGCTAGcgataatttaatttaattactaAGCACATTAGTAGCTAACTTAGCTAGTGGCTAGCTTTACATACATTTGCATTTGCTCTGAAGCCAGCGTGACTGTTAAATTGGACTAAAATAATAACGTTAACGTTGCAGTCGAAACGTTACAGTTAGCTAACTGAGTTGCTAAATGACGTCAACGACACGTAACGTTAACGCTAACTACCCGGTTAACTTAACTAGCTGGGTTATCGGGCTGATaataatttaattgaaaatataGTCAGCATTCATTGTGCTGTTTTACACCCACGGTATATAACCTTATGTGTCACACAATACTAATGACTTTCTTGTATAATTCTAAAAGCAACCACCTGTCAGCTATTCTGCTAGATAATTAATTTACCTTTTAACGTGTCTGCTCCCCAACtagctagatagctagctaATTCTGTGCCTCGTAAGCTTTTTTGCTGGATTTAAAAGACGGCCTCCTGTTAAACAACTAAGCTAACTCTTAAATGCAGATCTAATCTCAAAACATGTCTGATGTCCAAGAGAATTAACGTTGAGGATGCAAAAGatcatgtttttattctgtcAGGTGTAAATCACTGTCAGTTTCTTACTGGAATCCATATCGGAGACTACCTGCTGATGTTTGTGGAGTGAACTGCTTATTGGAATCATCTCTTAGGTATGACTGATTTTGTGTGCATCTGAATAAATAGATTCCACTGTTCTTTATAACTCACAACTTTCACCTACTTCCTAGGTTCATAGTTCAGAGTAAATGCTCAGCCTGTTCGTACACTCATACATTCAAACTAGCTACTCTTGAGTTTTTTAAGTCATAGTACAAGTAGTTCTCAGATATCAAACATGTTGACACCTTAGTAACAACACTTAGAGTTGTTAGTGTAAAGCCGTTATGATCATTCATCATGGATACATAGAAGCTGTAGTAATTTGAAATACAAATACTTCTACATTTTAACCTGAAATGCctattgtacttttttattatCTCTAATTCTACACAATGCAGTTATAGGTGGAGTAGTATGTTTAGTTTTTCTTGGGGCTTTTCTTGAATCTGTCTTGTTACAGTTTAATAACATCATGAGATGCAGATTTGGGGGATAACTAGAGCCTtgtacaaaattaaaatattttagtcAATTGTAATTGTGTATGCAGGCTTGCCATACAGTGACATATACAGAGATATGATTGGAAAACTGTCAAAGTGGTCCTTTCATTAAACCTAATACCAGTTCAACCCTACAGGGCTACGCACCAGTCAGCTGAGCCTTCTAATATCTTCATTACTTTGTTCTCTCCTGCACTTGTGTATCCGGGCTGTTGTACCAATAACAACTGGGGTTAGTTACTGATTCATTTTTACTTTGCCTTGGCTTATAGAGAGAGGTCCGGTTCTGCAGTCAAGGAACATAGGGATGAAAGAAGTCACCTGGCTGTGGTGGCCTGTGGCCCCAGGCTAGAGGAAACTCTTACCATGTTAAAGTCTGCTGTTCTCCTCAGCAAAAAGCCTCTGCACTTTTACATCTTTGCTGAGGATGATCTACATAACCACTTCAGAAATGCTGTAAGTGTCTTCCCAACAACACCAGAACTTTATGTACTGTAGTTTTGTATTAATTTTCTGATTGTACAGTTAACTAAAGCAATGGCCTAGTTATGATTACATCTGTGTTGTCAACTGGCGTATCACATTAAGAAAGCATTCTTGTAACTATTGCACAAATTGTACAAAGCAAACTCATGGCATGTTTGACAAACAGTCTGCCATTCTGAATGCAtggatgtttttacagtaaagccttcttttttacacagttgtcatttttttggGACCAAAGGCTGagagacattgtttttttaagaaaattgtAAGTTAATATCTTTCAATGTGTGGATATTGTTAGGTACAATTTTTCTTTGTGCATATCTTTTCTTAAAGCTGGACTCCTGGCCCAGGACTGTTCAGACCAAGTTTAACTTCACCATCTACCCCATCACTTTTCCAAAGGAGAATGTGAAGGAGTGGAAGAAGCTCTTCAAACCGTGTGCCTCTCAGAGGCTTTTCCTGCCAGTACGTCTAAAGTCATCCTTCCTGTGTATAACTGTGTAACAATTACACATTTGCAAAATGTACTCATATGTTTTATTGTGGTCTGTTTTCCAGCTGATCCTAAAGGAGGTGGATTCTTTGCTGTATGTAGACACAGATATAATTTTTTTGCAGCCAGTAGAGGATATCTGGGCCCTTTTTGCTCAGTTCAAATCGAACCACATAGCTGCCATGGCTCCAGAGCACGAGGAGCCACGCATCGGCTGGTACAA
This genomic stretch from Etheostoma spectabile isolate EspeVRDwgs_2016 chromosome 8, UIUC_Espe_1.0, whole genome shotgun sequence harbors:
- the gxylt1a gene encoding glucoside xylosyltransferase 1 isoform X2 — encoded protein: MRCYLQAFLLCMVFTFFSLLYVFNQLASTLEDRDDWNLKEQGVTDKRSHDYGHLLRKKPGLTGLPDSEEELDRCKSLSVSYWNPYRRLPADVCGVNCLLESSLRERSGSAVKEHRDERSHLAVVACGPRLEETLTMLKSAVLLSKKPLHFYIFAEDDLHNHFRNALDSWPRTVQTKFNFTIYPITFPKENVKEWKKLFKPCASQRLFLPPVEDIWALFAQFKSNHIAAMAPEHEEPRIGWYNRFARHPYYGKTGINSGVMLMNMTRLREKSFKNDMTIVALKWEEILMPLLQKYKLNITWGDQDLLNIIFHHNPESLYVFPCQWNYRPDHCIYGSNCQQADQEGVFILHGNRGVYHDDKQPAFRAVYEAIQKYTFGEDMEFSLLQPLEVSLQATTNTYCGRASHLFTKKLKQSIMSVQQDAVQKR
- the gxylt1a gene encoding glucoside xylosyltransferase 1 isoform X1; the protein is MRCYLQAFLLCMVFTFFSLLYVFNQLASTLEDRDDWNLKEQGVTDKRSHDYGHLLRKKPGLTGLPDSEEELDRCKSLSVSYWNPYRRLPADVCGVNCLLESSLRERSGSAVKEHRDERSHLAVVACGPRLEETLTMLKSAVLLSKKPLHFYIFAEDDLHNHFRNALDSWPRTVQTKFNFTIYPITFPKENVKEWKKLFKPCASQRLFLPLILKEVDSLLYVDTDIIFLQPVEDIWALFAQFKSNHIAAMAPEHEEPRIGWYNRFARHPYYGKTGINSGVMLMNMTRLREKSFKNDMTIVALKWEEILMPLLQKYKLNITWGDQDLLNIIFHHNPESLYVFPCQWNYRPDHCIYGSNCQQADQEGVFILHGNRGVYHDDKQPAFRAVYEAIQKYTFGEDMEFSLLQPLEVSLQATTNTYCGRASHLFTKKLKQSIMSVQQDAVQKR
- the gxylt1a gene encoding glucoside xylosyltransferase 1 isoform X3, which gives rise to MRCYLQAFLLCMVFTFFSLLYVFNQLASTLEDRDDWNLKEQGVTDKRSHDYGHLLRKKPGLTGLPDSEEELDRERSGSAVKEHRDERSHLAVVACGPRLEETLTMLKSAVLLSKKPLHFYIFAEDDLHNHFRNALDSWPRTVQTKFNFTIYPITFPKENVKEWKKLFKPCASQRLFLPLILKEVDSLLYVDTDIIFLQPVEDIWALFAQFKSNHIAAMAPEHEEPRIGWYNRFARHPYYGKTGINSGVMLMNMTRLREKSFKNDMTIVALKWEEILMPLLQKYKLNITWGDQDLLNIIFHHNPESLYVFPCQWNYRPDHCIYGSNCQQADQEGVFILHGNRGVYHDDKQPAFRAVYEAIQKYTFGEDMEFSLLQPLEVSLQATTNTYCGRASHLFTKKLKQSIMSVQQDAVQKR